In Odocoileus virginianus isolate 20LAN1187 ecotype Illinois unplaced genomic scaffold, Ovbor_1.2 Unplaced_Contig_1, whole genome shotgun sequence, a single window of DNA contains:
- the RBMX gene encoding LOW QUALITY PROTEIN: RNA-binding motif protein, X chromosome (The sequence of the model RefSeq protein was modified relative to this genomic sequence to represent the inferred CDS: deleted 2 bases in 1 codon) — protein MVEADRPGKLFIGGLNTETNEKALEAVFGKYGRIVEVLLMKDRETNKSRGFAFVTFESPADAKDAARDMNGKSLDGKAIKVEQATEASFESGRRGPPAPPRSRGPPWGLRGGRGGSGGTRGPASNGGHMDDGGYSMNFNMSSSRGPLPVKRGPPPRSGGPPPKRFAPSGPVRSGSGMGGRAPVSRGRDSYGGPPRREPLPSRRDVYLSPRDDGYSTKDSYSSSDYPSSRDIRDYAPPPRDYTYCDYGHSSSRDDCPLRGYSDRDGYGRDRDYSDHPSGGSYRDSYESYGNSRSAPPTRGPPPSYGGSSRYDDYSSSRDGYGGSRDSYSSSRSDLYSSGRDRVGRQERGLPPSKERGYRPPRDSYSSSSHGAPRGGGHGGSRSDRGGSRNRY, from the exons ATGGTTGAGGCAGATCGCCCAGGAAAGCTTTTTATCGGTGGCCTCAATACagaaacaaatgagaaagctCTTGAAGCAGTATTTGGCAAATATGGACGAATAGTGGAAG TTCTCTTGATGAAAGATCGTGAAACCAATAAATCTAGAGGATTTGCTTTTGTCACCTTTGAAAGCCCAGCAGATGCTAAGGATGCAGCCAGAGACATGAATGGAAAG TCCTTAGATGGAAAAGCCATCAAGGTAGAACAGGCCACTGAAGCGTCATTTGAAAGTGGCAGACGTGGACCACCTGCGCCTCCAAGAAGCAGAGGCCCTCCCTGGGGTCTgcgaggaggaagaggaggaagtggaggaacCAGGGGACCTGCATCCAATGGAGGGCACATGG ATGATGGTGGCTATTCCATGAATTTTAACATGAGTTCTTCCAGGGGACCACTTCCGGTAAAAAGAGGACCACCACCACGAAGTGGGGGTCCTCCTCCTAAAAGATTTGCCCCTTCAGGACCAGTTCGAAGCGGTAGTGGAATGGGAGGAAGAG CTCCTGTATCACGTGGAAGAGATAGTTACGGAGGTCCACCTCGAAGGGAGCCCTTGCCCTCTCGTAGAGATGTTTATTTGTCCCCAAGAGATGATGGATATTCTACTAAAGACAG ctatTCAAGCAGTGATTACCCAAGTTCTCGTGATATAAGAGATTATGCACCACCACCAAGAGATTATACTTACTGTGATTATGGTCATTCTAGTTCACGTGATGACTGTCCATTAAGAGGCTATAG TGATAGAGATGGCTATGGTCGTGATCGTGACTATTCAGATCATCCAAGTGGAGGTTCCTACAGAGATTCATATGAGAGTTATG GTAACTCACGTAGTGCTCCACCTACACGAGGGCCCCCGCCATCTTATGGTGGAAGCAGTCGCTATGATGATTACAGCAGCTCACGTGACGGATATGGTGGAAGTCGAGACAGTTACTCAAGCAGCCGAAGTGATCTCTACTCAAGTGGTCGTGATCGGGTTGGCAGACAAGAAAGAGGGCTTCCCCCTTCTAAGGAAAGGGGGTACCGTCCTCCACGAGATTCCTACAGCAGTTCAAGCCACGGAGCACCAAGAGGTGGTGGCCATGGAGGAAGCCGATCT GATAGAGGGGGAAGCAgaaacagatattaa